A region of Leishmania infantum JPCM5 genome chromosome 31 DNA encodes the following proteins:
- a CDS encoding diphthine synthase-like protein has protein sequence MFTLVGVGLGDASDVTVKGMNAVKEADVVFLEAYTSFLINSNAEELAGIYGKPVILADREMVESGAVLDDAKVKKVVLLVVGDVFGATTHSDLIVRCNRQGIESKVVHNASIINAVGCCGLQLYRFGQVISLCFWTETWRPDSWYERLRSNRAAGIHTLVLLDIKVKEISDENLARGRKIYEPPRYMTIRQAVEQILEVEGYKQGGAVAADGSTFAVGLARVGSESQQVVAGTMKDLLSVDFGAPLHSLVIAGDVHDCEQEHVDLFRMAGQ, from the coding sequence ATGTTCACCTTGGTCGGGGTTGGCCTTGGCGATGCGTCCGACGTCACCGTGAAGGGTATGAACGCCGTCAAGGAGGCGGATGTCGTTTTTCTAGAAGCCTACACCTCTTTCCTCATCAACAGCAATGCAGAGGAGCTGGCCGGCATCTACGGCAAGCCAGTTATTCTTGCGGACAGAGAGATGGTGGAGAGTGGGGCTGTCCTGGACGACGCGAAGGTCAAGAAGGTAGTTCTTCTTGTCGTCGGCGACGTTTTCGGCGCGACAACGCATTCGGATCTGATTGTGCGCTGCAACCGGCAGGGGATCGAGAGCAAAGTCGTACACAATGCCTCAATCATTAACGCTGTGGGTTGTTGTGGCCTGCAGCTCTACCGGTTTGGACAAGTGATATCTCTGTGCTTCTGGACAGAGACGTGGCGCCCAGACTCCTGGTACGAGCGCCTACGGAGCAACAGAGCTGCCGGCATCCACACTCTGGTGCTCCTCGACATCAAGGTAAAGGAGATCTCTGACGAGAATCTTGCGCGTGGGCGCAAGATCTACGAGCCGCCGCGCTACATGACGATCAGGCAGGCCGTTGAGCAGATcctggaggtggagggctACAAGCAGGGTGGCGCTGTGGCCGCTGATGGCTCGACTTTCGCGGTGGGTTTAGCGCGCGTCGGCTCCGAATCGCAGCAAGTGGTAGCGGGGACGATGAAGGACTTGCTCAGTGTCGACTTTGGCGCGCCGTTGCACTCGCTCGTCATCGCCGGTGACGTACACGATTGTGAGCAGGAGCACGTCGATCTGTTTCGGATGGCAGGGCAGTGA
- a CDS encoding putative 3-ketoacyl-CoA thiolase-like protein produces the protein MHSTRHILRQRAVLVTGARTPFVKSFGALMKADTLELASASVAGLLNKTSLDPRDIDHIVWGNVVLQGSAHNCAREIVIDLNMPKKIIGNLTSMACASGLSSLSQACMLIEGGHADVVIAGGSDSVSNTEVPLPRSVTYGLMMAQRKGVMGFFKEAGYNPFKWFPGGIALTERSTGKTMGWHGDLIAELNSISRDDQEALAVASHANAARAEKAGYFKEEIVPVTIDKKGKKTEVTCDDVMQRDTEKMKAKMPSLKPVFRKEGGTITAATSSTLTDGGSAMLVMSEEKAKKLGYPTDVCVKSWYFSGIDPYPQLLLAPVLGWGPALKKAGLTPKDIDLYEIHEAFAAQVLATIKCLKSQEFFDRYANGAKPVLTEDIDLSKLNVNGGSLALGHPFAATGGRIVTSLANELRRSGKRHGLVSICAAGGLGGVAILEHTASK, from the coding sequence ATGCACTCGACTCGCCATATTTTGCGTCAACGAGCGGTCCTCGTCACCGGGGCGAGGACGCCGTTTGTCAAGTCCTTTGGGGCTCTGATGAAGGCAGACACGCTGGAGCTGGCGAGTGCATCCGTAGCCGGTCTCCTCAACAAGACGTCGCTGGATCCCAGAGACATTGACCACATTGTGTGGGGCAACGTGGTGCTTCAAGGAAGCGCTCACAACTGCGCGCGCGAGATAGTGATTGATCTGAACATGCCGAAGAAGATCATCGGCAATCTCACAAGCATGGCATGCGCGAGTGGACTTAGCTCGCTCTCGCAGGCATGCATGCTGATCGAGGGTGGGCATGCTGATGTCGTTATTGCCGGTGGGAGCGACAGTGTGAGCAATACAGAGGTCCCACTGCCACGCTCCGTGACGTACGGGCTGATGATGGCCCAGAGGAAGGGCGTCATGGGCTTCTTCAAGGAAGCGGGCTACAATCCGTTCAAGTGGTTTCCGGGCGGCATTGCGCTGACAGAGCGGAGCACTGGAAAGACCATGGGGTGGCACGGGGATCTCATTGCGGAGCTCAACAGCATCTCGCGCGACGACCAGGAGGCTCTGGCGGTGGCTTCGCACGCTAATGCCGCCCGGGCTGAAAAGGCGGGGTACTTCAAAGAGGAAATTGTCCCTGTCACGATTGATAAGAAAGGTAAGAAGACCGAGGTGACCTGCGACGACGTTATGCAGCGCGACACTGAGAAAATGAAAGCCAAAATGCCAAGCCTCAAGCCCGTTTTTcgaaaggagggaggaaccATCACGGCTGCCACGTCAAGCACCTTGACAGATGGAGGTAGCGCGATGCTCGTCATGTCtgaggagaaggcgaagaagctTGGATACCCGACCGATGTTTGTGTCAAGAGCTGGTACTTCTCCGGAATTGATCCTTATccgcagctccttctcgcACCTGTTCTGGGCTGGGGCCCAGCGCTGAAGAAGGCGGGCCTGACGCCGAAGGACATCGATCTCTACGAGATCCACGAAGCCTTTGCGGCTCAGGTGCTCGCGACGATCAAGTGCCTGAAGTCGCAGGAGTTCTTTGACCGGTACGCTAACGGCGCCAAACCTGTTCTAACGGAAGACATCGACTTGTCGAAGCTGAACGTGAATGGCGGGTCCCTGGCACTGGGTCACCCGTTCGCTGCAACTGGTGGTCGGATTGTGACCTCGCTTGCCAATGAGCTGCGACGGTCCGGCAAGCGCCATGGCCTTGTGAGCATttgcgctgctggcggtcTCGGCGGCGTTGCTATTCTAGAGCACACTGCCAGTAAGTAG